Proteins co-encoded in one Streptomyces sp. NBC_01283 genomic window:
- a CDS encoding alpha/beta fold hydrolase, translating into MTNPTVVLVHGAFTDATGWIGVISELRNSGIPVIAPSNPLRGLTSDAAYLASVLAQVEGPAVLVGHSYGGALITVAGAAENVVGLVYVAAYVPHEGESLGQLQGGFPESPLTGSLKTWTYPLLDGESGVEVTIEETAFPSVFAADVPESVAAVLAAAQRPLATAAFTETASAAAWRTKPSWALVAGADRTISPEVQRFGAARAGAVVVELPDASHAVLLSEPTQVADLIRDAVRAAS; encoded by the coding sequence TAGGCGTCATCTCGGAACTGCGGAACAGCGGTATCCCGGTGATCGCTCCGTCGAACCCGCTGCGGGGCCTGACCTCGGACGCCGCCTACCTCGCCTCCGTCCTGGCCCAGGTCGAAGGCCCCGCCGTACTCGTCGGCCACTCGTACGGCGGTGCGCTGATCACCGTGGCCGGCGCCGCGGAGAACGTCGTGGGGCTCGTATACGTGGCCGCCTACGTGCCCCACGAGGGCGAGAGCCTCGGCCAGCTCCAAGGAGGCTTTCCCGAGTCCCCGCTGACGGGCAGTCTGAAGACGTGGACCTACCCACTCCTCGACGGCGAGTCCGGGGTCGAGGTCACCATTGAGGAGACGGCCTTTCCCTCCGTGTTCGCGGCGGACGTGCCCGAGAGCGTCGCCGCCGTCCTGGCAGCGGCCCAACGCCCGCTCGCCACGGCCGCCTTCACCGAGACCGCGTCCGCGGCGGCGTGGCGGACCAAACCGTCCTGGGCCCTGGTGGCCGGGGCGGACCGCACGATCAGCCCCGAGGTCCAGCGCTTCGGCGCTGCACGGGCCGGCGCCGTAGTTGTCGAACTTCCGGACGCCTCCCACGCCGTCCTCCTCTCCGAGCCCACACAGGTCGCCGACCTGATCAGGGACGCGGTACGGGCGGCGAGCTGA